A stretch of Zootoca vivipara chromosome 13, rZooViv1.1, whole genome shotgun sequence DNA encodes these proteins:
- the DBF4B gene encoding LOW QUALITY PROTEIN: protein DBF4 homolog B (The sequence of the model RefSeq protein was modified relative to this genomic sequence to represent the inferred CDS: inserted 1 base in 1 codon): MADWTLQHWQNLASLDGHAQKSQMKATRKREEAARSARSRPLVGKSFYLDLPRGKNLEFLGECVKQLGGVVESFLSKEVTCVVSSSQEARRERWMEKQSSSALKDAPAGPRPSAELKMGPLHKPIDTNLISRGKKLLHKAIRGQDSTCGNSILATSRSWGVQIIHIDEMLSYIRLLSKKHPSAAKVKMVASGFQPSEVVRLKAPFLKIEDESRQLRPFFQQFKNFPQLYFQPLRRHSPFQPPRTSSSSKAPESKQSPNELFPPSACCIMPKPQKGYCECCEEVFAELQTHLQSKRHKEFALDPSHYTLVDSILSQLTNDFVVSSSSPPLRVPPSACIGDYSEFHLEDYCMFAGGQAVDPEASAHLLEDQDFLHLAELPIEMLLNPAPFGSSQGSASEHHKAGRLVASTRSEASASAEADHGAVPQERGLLVQPAVLPRKRKLSGSLHGQTRKKRALSEHTSNDRLPDEKLLPGNQEDALXNRCDSQMASRPLGFSAVPFSNLGPSHLTRDSLSSEPLAIDTGCLQDTVQQLSQGKVAAPSPYQGKDACISWDFPSPKY, from the exons CCAGCCTAGATGGCCACGCCCAGAAGAGCCAGATGAAAGCGACAAGGAAACGAGAGGAGGCTGCCCGTTCAGCCAGAAGCCGTCCTTTGGTTGGGAAATCTTTCTACCTGGACCTCCCCAGGGGCAAGAATCTGGAGTTTCTGGGAGAGTGTGTGAAGCAGCTGGGTGGG GTTGTTGAAAGTTTTCTGAGCAAAGAAGTGACTTGCGTTGTCTCCAGTAGCCAAGAGGCCAGGCGGGAGAGGTGGATGGAAAAGCAAAGTAGTTCTGCGTTGAAGGATGCTCCAGCTGGACCCCGGCCTTCTGCAGAGCTCAAAATGGGTCCCTTGCACAAGCCAATAGACACT AACCTGATCAGTCGTGGGAAAAAGCTCTTGCATAAAGCCATCAGGGGACAG gATAGCACCTGTGGCAACAGCATCCTTGCCACTTCGCGATCCTGGGGGGTACAGATTATACACATAGATG AAATGCTGTCCTACATACGACTGTTGTCTAAGAAGCACCCTTCCGCGGCAAAG GTGAAGATGGTTGCTTCTGGGTTCCAGCCTTCAGAAG TAGTAAGACTGAAAGCGCCATTCCTGAAAATTGAAGATGAGAGCAG GCAACTCAGGCCATTCTTTCAACAATTCAAGAATTTCCCCCAACTGTATTTCCAGCCACTGAGAAGACATAGCCCATTTCAACCCCCACGAACCTCTTCCAGCTCAAA AGCACCTGAAAGCAAACAGTCACCCAATGAACTCTTCCCTCCTTCGGCCTGCTGTATCATGCCAAAACCACAGAAAGGCTACTGTGAATGTTGTGAAGAAGTCTTCGCAGAGTTGCAGACG CACCTTCAAAGTAAACGGCATAAAGAATTTGCGCTGGATCCGTCCCACTACACTCTCGTGGACAGCATCCTCTCTCAGCTGACCAATGATTTTGtggtttcttcctcctctccaccaCTGAG GGTGCCTCCCAGTGCCTGTATTGGTGACTATTCTGAATTTCATTTGGAGGACTATTGCATGTTTGCTGGAGGACAGGCTGTCGACCCAGAGGCTTCAGCTCACTTGCTCGAGGACCAAGACTTTCTCCATCTTGCAGAGCTGCCCATAGAGATGCTCCTCAACCCAGCGCCATTTGGCTCCTCCCAGGGGTCAGCATCTGAGCATCACAAAGCGGGCAGACTGGTTGCCAGCACTCGCTCAGAGGCCTCCGCCTCCGCCGAGGCTGACCATGGTGCCGTTCCCCAAGAGAGGGGGCTCTTAGTTCAGCCTGCTGTGCTGCCTCGGAAACGCAAGCTCTCGGGCAGCCTGCATGGGCAGACAAGAAAGAAGCGAGCCTTATCCGAGCATACCTCAAACGACAGGTTGCCGGATGAGAAGTTGCTCCCTGGGAACCAGGAGGATGCCC TGAATCGGTGTGACAGCCAGATGGCTTCCAGGCCCCTCGGCTTCTCTGCGGTACCATTCAGCAACCTTGGCCCATCACACTTAACTCGGGACAGTCTGTCTTCTGAGCCTCTTGCTATAGATACTGGCTGCCTCCAAGACACAGTGCAGCAGCTGAGCCAGGGCAAGGTGGCTGCTCCTTCTCCCTACCAAGGGAAGGACGCATGCATTTCTTGGGACTTTCCCAGCCCTAAGTATTGA